The following are encoded together in the Cicer arietinum cultivar CDC Frontier isolate Library 1 chromosome 2, Cicar.CDCFrontier_v2.0, whole genome shotgun sequence genome:
- the LOC140919438 gene encoding uncharacterized protein: MVNICFCSKLFGAKYSMIDEDNTDLVLSPRDYTGCGTHVALVAANNRVSHATFDDVNADGVDIISVSIAGIRDCQHDDFRDVLFVASFHAMHNEVLNLRQETKVQNKHLCRMFHLGFVQKLVKGKIMLCEGNIGGPEAFRAGAIGVLTQGHTFIDSALPFALPGCYL; the protein is encoded by the exons ATGgttaatatatgtttttgtaGTAAATTATTTGGAGCAAAGTATTCTATGATTGATGAAGACAATACTGACCTGGTATTGTCTCCAAGAGACTACACGGGTTGTGGGACTCATGTGGCATTAGTAGCAGCTAACAACCGAGTTAGCCATGCAA CTTTTGATGATGTTAATGCAGACGGGGTTGACATAATATCCGTCTCAATTGCTGGAATAAGAGACTGTCAACATGACGATTTTAGAGATGTACTATTCGTTGCATCATTTCATGCAATGCATAATGAAGTGTTAAACTTGCGACAAGAAACAAAGGTCCAAAACAAGCATCTTTGCAGAATGTTTCACCTTG GTTTTGTCCAGAAGTTGGTGAAGGGCAAAATTATGCTGTGTGAAGGTAACATCGGTGGTCCAGAGGCCTTTAGAGCCGGTGCTATTGGTGTTTTGACACAAGGTCACACTTTTATTGATAGTGCCCTTCCTTTTGCCTTGCCTGGATGTTACCTTTAA